A segment of the Saccopteryx leptura isolate mSacLep1 chromosome 11, mSacLep1_pri_phased_curated, whole genome shotgun sequence genome:
agagacagaaagtagaacagtgTTTGCCAGTGGCTGGGAGGAAGGCAATATGGGGAGCTAATGATGAATGGATACTGTTTCAGCTTTGCATAATGATTCtgaagatggatggtggtgatggtgcacAACATTGTCTATGCACTTAATACGACTGAACTGCACATTTAATATCGTTAAGGTAGTGTAtcttaccacaattttaaaaaatctaattacaaaaaaaaaaaaaaagaataacaatccACATCAATCAAAACCAGCAGGAAGTACAGCCAcgcctttcttccctctcaggccTGCATTTCCTAAACTCTAAGAGTCCCCACCAGACTTGCAACCAAAGGAGCAATGGGCAGCGAGAGCTAACCCCTGAACCtgcctccaaggcccccttttctctgacttcccagtgagctaaAGTAGCCCGCCAACGCCCATTTCTTTCCCACATTTCTagggagccaaagcagccccactTAGGCTCCTGTGGCTTAGTCTATCCTAAGCCTTTCCTTGTTTCACCATCCCAGAGATCCTGCAAAACTCCACTTGCCCACTAGGCCGTGGGAACTGGATACCAAGGGCGTGGCAAGGGCAGGCTCGGCTCTGTGCGGGGCGGGGCCGCTGGGAAGACTGGTGAAAGCGGATCATCGCCGGACTTGACAGCCACTACGCAGGCGCGTATGACGGCTGCCCAGATGCCTTTTAAGCACCCGGAAGTGACGTCTGTGACGCTGGGACAGCTTGGGGACGATCTGAGCGACTGGTATAGGGGTGCAGTGCTGTGGCCCTGTGGTCGCTATGAGCTGTACCATCGAGAAGATCCTGACGGACGCTAAGACGCTGCTGGAGAGGCTGCGAGAGCACGATGCGGCCGCCGAGTCGCTGGTGGATCAGTCGGCCGCGCTGCACCGGCGGGTGTCGGCGATGCGGGAGGCGGGGACGGCGCTTCCGGACCAGGTCAGGCAGAGGGTGGGCGTCCGTGTCCTCACGTTCTGGGCCCTTGATGGGTGGAGGGCGAGGTCAAGTGGGACCTGCGGCTGGAATGTATTCCCGATGTCAGGGGGCGGCAGTGAGACCTTTCTGCGGGATCGTGGCTGAGAACGCTGCCCTAGAGCCCTGACTGCTGCCTCGTCAGTTGCATCCGCGGCTGTTCTGTTTACGGCGCGCTtagtctgtctctgtttgtccAGTATCAAGAGGATGCATCCGATATAAAGGACATGTCCAAATACAAACCTCACATTCTGCTGTCCCAAGAGAATACACAGATTAGAGGCTTGCAGCAGGAAAACAGAGGTTAGTCAGGCCTTTTGTATAGTTATAATGATTTTCTCATACCCAGTAATATTTCGAAACTTCTTGCAAAACTGCCCAACTGTTCACTAAAGTGCACGTGCTATATGTATTTCCAAGTCAGTACTTTTAATAACAGAGTTATCCTGTGCTGGTTCAGTAAAATAAAGTTTGTTACATTACCCTTCTCAAGGTTGTCTGACTGATTTTACATTTACTGACAGCTTATCAAAGAGGTGGTTAGTAGAGTTGAATTATTGCATGGCTTATTTAGACATCCCCAGATGGAGGCTTGCTAACAAGAGTCAATATCCTCAAGGCATTGAAATGTAAAGTTTAAATATTCAAATGTACTAAAGTTAAGATTGAAGGTTATTTGATGTTCTTGTGCAAAGTAGAAGAGTTGAATTTTATACCCAGGATATTATTCTTAGGTTTGATTAGTACCATTATTAATAATAGTAGTATGAATGATTATTTGTATATCAATTTATAGAGGGTTCCCGCATGTATCATCCtattgtattattatattttcatattgagATAGATGAGCCAGATAGTATTACAATACAGATAAGAAGTAGgcgcagagaggttaaatgatcTGCTTAAGAGTATTAGGCTAAAACTGAACAAAAACCCATGCATTCTGATTCCAAACCACGTGTTTCTACCGAACTATGCTGTCTCTGTCTAGAAAGTTATATTTCTCATTGACCTTAACTGTTATGTTTTGTCAACTTAAACACTGATTTGTATTTACAAATATGGAATCAGAATATCTCATGGAGTGTCATAAAATTCCAACTGTTAAAGACTTTGGTTTTGAGAGCTATCTCTCAGACATCACtgccaagttattttattttttgatagagcTATGGGTTTCTTTGGAGGAACACCAGGATGCATTGGAACTCATCATGAGCAAATACCGAAAACAGATGTTACAGTTAATGGTTGCTAAAAAAGCAGTGGATGCTGAACCAGTCCTGAAAGCTCACCAGTCTCACTCTGCAGTAAGAAACTTTGATGAATAAATTCTAAATGAACTAAACTGAAATCTTGAAACTGTTTTAGTTTGTGTGCCTGTTTTGAAGAAATGTAGGCTTGTTTTCCTTTCAAGTTTATCACATTCACTGTTGGTTTTGCTGTAGCTTTGTAAAGATGTGAATAGAAAGAAGAGGGTAGGTTATGATTTAACTTGGGAGACCCAGTAATTGTTATGTCCGTAAAGTGCTTCATAGTTGTCTTGTCACATGCATTGTTTCATTGAATCCTGGATTAATAGATTGGTGCCTCACTATTTGCCACAGTGGAATTTATTAAAAGTTTCATCTTAGATTCCATTGAAAACATTTTACTGACTTAACAAGTCTTAGGGAACAgggatattttaaatatgtgaatGGCTTTCatctggaaaagaaaagtaaactttattttcttttgtctggaaGAGAAAacttgaacatgaaaagagaaagatttttaGCTCATAAGTCCAAAGACGGAATAAGGTACCTTGGAATGTGGTAAACTTTTTGCCAATAAAAGTATTCAAGTTTAAGGTAAAAAGCCATTTAGTGATGCTGTCCAACATCCAGTGGGTGGTTAGACCAGAAGCAATCttttgaaaacaaattatttgtGAATATTGCAAGTTGACTTTATTATGGCTTTACCCCTGAAGACTCAAATTATAGTGAAATGCCAGTGTAAGCTCTGTAGCACAGATTAAATGAACTTTTTAACATTATAACGCACATGGTCTCATGAACTTCATATGTGTAGAAAAGATGACTTTTTCACCTTTTTGTGTTGATATCGTCACAGGAAATTGAGAGTCAGATTGACagaatctgtgaaatgggagaagTGATGAGGAAAGCAGTTCAGGTGGATGATGATCAATATTGTAAGATACAAGAAAAACTAGCCCAATTAGAGGTAAGATTATTGCTACTTTAGGTTCACAATATTTCAGGGACTTTCAGAGTCTGGAAGGTATGCCATCAGTATCCTATCACTGCAGTATATTGATGTTTTCTCTGTGCtaatgatttaaaattaaaactccaAACCCatttcagaaaaaggaaatgcaaataatgaaaatggcaACTTTGTACTGGCTAGAAATTGAGATATTATCATATCAAGAGAGCAGTGTGGAAGGGACAGATTACATGTGAATTAAAATCCCTCattagcctggtctgtggtggcgcagtggagacggtgtcgacctggaatgctgaggtcactggtttaaaaccctgggcttacccggtcaaggcacatacaacaagcaaccaatgaacaactaaagtgaagcaactatgagttgagatTTCTCAttcctacccctcctcctctctctgtaaaatcaataaattaaatcttaaaaaaaaacagatggtGCCACACAGCACAtaatagtattaaaaaatatatatattatatatatccctcatctagcctgaccaggcggtggcacagtggatagagtgtagactgggacgcagaggacccaattgcgaaaccccaaggtcgctggcttgagcgaggggtcactcgctctgctatagcctcccagtcaaggcacatatgagaaagcaatcaatgaacaactaaggagccacagcgaggaattgatgcttctcatctctccctgtctatcccattctgtccct
Coding sequences within it:
- the SIKE1 gene encoding suppressor of IKBKE 1; translation: MSCTIEKILTDAKTLLERLREHDAAAESLVDQSAALHRRVSAMREAGTALPDQYQEDASDIKDMSKYKPHILLSQENTQIRGLQQENRELWVSLEEHQDALELIMSKYRKQMLQLMVAKKAVDAEPVLKAHQSHSAEIESQIDRICEMGEVMRKAVQVDDDQYCKIQEKLAQLELENKELRELLSISSESLQVRKENSTDTASEAIK